One Micromonospora sp. WMMD812 genomic window carries:
- a CDS encoding SPFH domain-containing protein, whose product MGAAVVVAVVVVVAVVVVVLALSIRLVQQYQRGIVFRFGRVLDDVRQPGLHLIVPIADRMVRVSMQTTVIGVPAQGAITRDNVTLTVDAVVYYRVVDPVKALVNVHDYPAAVLQVAQTALRSVIGKADLDTLLGDRDRINAELKSVIDAPTEKPWGLLIERVEVKDVSLPEGMKRSMSRQAEAERERRARVIAADGEFQASRRLADASRAMAATPGAYQLRLLQTVVDVAAEKNSTLVMPFPVELLRFFDQIARPPAGQPSAAPDLGPVSESVATAAEADGTTR is encoded by the coding sequence ATGGGAGCCGCCGTGGTGGTGGCCGTGGTCGTCGTGGTCGCGGTCGTGGTGGTCGTGCTGGCGCTCAGCATCCGCCTGGTGCAGCAGTACCAGCGCGGCATCGTCTTCCGGTTCGGCCGGGTGCTGGACGACGTCCGCCAGCCGGGACTGCACCTGATCGTCCCGATCGCCGACCGGATGGTGCGGGTCAGCATGCAGACCACCGTCATCGGGGTGCCCGCACAGGGCGCCATCACCCGGGACAACGTCACGCTCACCGTCGACGCCGTCGTCTACTACCGGGTGGTCGACCCGGTGAAGGCCCTGGTCAACGTGCACGACTACCCGGCGGCCGTGCTCCAGGTGGCGCAGACCGCGCTGCGCTCGGTGATCGGCAAGGCCGACCTCGACACCCTGCTCGGCGACCGGGACCGGATCAACGCCGAGCTGAAGTCGGTCATCGACGCGCCGACCGAGAAACCTTGGGGCCTGCTGATCGAGCGGGTCGAGGTCAAGGACGTCTCGCTGCCGGAGGGCATGAAACGGTCGATGTCCCGGCAGGCGGAGGCCGAACGGGAGCGACGCGCGCGGGTGATCGCCGCGGACGGCGAGTTCCAGGCGTCCCGCCGGCTCGCGGACGCGTCCCGAGCGATGGCGGCCACCCCCGGCGCGTACCAACTGCGGCTGCTCCAGACGGTGGTGGACGTGGCGGCCGAGAAGAACAGCACGCTGGTGATGCCGTTCCCGGTGGAGCTGCTCCGCTTCTTCGACCAGATCGCCCGGCCGCCCGCCGGCCAGCCGTCCGCCGCACCGGATCTCGGGCCGGTCAGCGAGAGCGTGGCGACCGCCGCCGAGGCCGACGGCACCACGCGCTGA
- a CDS encoding magnesium and cobalt transport protein CorA — protein MDQRPVRVRSGRGLHALVDRLLGRSSADIPAPRRSNPDAVVDCAVYVNGRREPGRPHYADAYARGRRGRNAFVWLGLHEPGPAVMAAVGRVFGLDELTVEQALADGHRPAVQRHGEVTLLVLRTAGYVEHAELTESSEVIDTGDVMVFLGDRFVITVRHGASGALSMVRADIEQRPALLAEGPWAVAYAVCDRMVDLYLEVAGHVERDLERVEESVFARDRGADIQHIYQLKREVVEFKRAVLPLQAPLRTLVEGHPTDPPRGLHRWFVDVDARLARAVDRVAAYDDLLTSIVQSRLAQLAVEQNNDMRKIAAWAAIAAAQTGIAGIYGMNFATLPGLEWRYGYAFALGLMALAALTLYRLFRRSGWL, from the coding sequence GTGGATCAGCGACCGGTACGGGTCCGATCGGGTCGGGGCCTGCACGCCCTCGTCGACCGGCTGCTCGGTCGGTCGTCCGCCGACATCCCCGCGCCGCGGCGGTCCAACCCGGACGCGGTCGTCGACTGCGCGGTCTACGTCAACGGCCGGCGCGAACCCGGTCGCCCGCACTACGCCGACGCGTACGCCCGCGGCCGGCGCGGCCGCAACGCGTTCGTGTGGCTCGGCCTGCACGAGCCGGGTCCCGCCGTGATGGCCGCGGTGGGCCGGGTCTTCGGGCTCGACGAGCTGACCGTCGAGCAGGCGCTCGCCGACGGCCACCGGCCGGCCGTCCAGCGGCACGGCGAGGTGACGCTGCTGGTGCTGCGCACCGCCGGCTACGTGGAGCACGCCGAGCTTACCGAGAGCTCCGAGGTGATCGACACCGGCGACGTCATGGTGTTCCTCGGCGACCGGTTCGTGATCACCGTCCGGCACGGCGCCTCCGGCGCGCTGAGCATGGTGCGGGCCGACATCGAGCAGCGCCCGGCGCTGCTGGCCGAGGGCCCGTGGGCCGTGGCGTACGCGGTCTGCGACCGCATGGTCGACCTCTACCTGGAGGTCGCCGGCCACGTCGAGCGGGACCTGGAACGGGTCGAGGAGAGTGTCTTCGCGCGGGATCGCGGCGCCGACATCCAGCACATCTACCAGCTGAAGCGCGAGGTGGTCGAGTTCAAGCGGGCGGTCCTGCCGTTGCAGGCGCCGCTGCGGACCCTGGTCGAGGGGCATCCGACCGACCCGCCGAGGGGCCTGCACCGCTGGTTCGTGGACGTGGACGCGCGGCTGGCCCGGGCGGTCGACCGGGTCGCCGCGTACGACGACCTGCTCACCTCGATCGTGCAGTCGCGGCTGGCCCAGCTCGCGGTCGAGCAGAACAACGACATGCGGAAGATCGCGGCGTGGGCGGCCATCGCGGCCGCGCAGACCGGCATCGCCGGCATCTACGGCATGAACTTCGCCACCCTGCCCGGGCTGGAGTGGCGCTACGGCTACGCGTTCGCGCTCGGCCTGATGGCGCTGGCCGCGCTCACCCTGTACCGGCTGTTCCGCCGCTCCGGCTGGCTCTGA
- a CDS encoding SGNH/GDSL hydrolase family protein — protein MWQRYVAIGDSTTEGLDDPDEAGGYRGWADRFALAVARAQGGLEYANLAVRGRTTARIRAEQLPVALDLAPDLATVVAGMNDVLRPTFDVDRIATDVGAMQEALVAQGATVLTFTLPDPAPVMPIARPLRGRVLALNAALRAVTARTGATLLDLGAHPVASDPRLWSDDRLHANSAGHERIAAALAHTAGLPGTDDSWSHPLAVAPRRRRPEVVRAELAWTRRHLLPWLARHLRGRSSGDDRAAKRPVPLPVDLD, from the coding sequence ATGTGGCAGCGGTACGTGGCGATCGGCGACAGCACCACCGAGGGCCTGGACGACCCGGACGAGGCCGGCGGCTACCGGGGCTGGGCCGACCGGTTCGCCCTGGCGGTGGCGCGGGCGCAGGGCGGTCTGGAGTATGCCAATCTCGCGGTGCGGGGGCGCACGACGGCCCGGATCCGGGCCGAGCAGCTGCCGGTGGCACTCGACCTCGCTCCGGACCTGGCGACCGTGGTCGCGGGGATGAACGACGTGCTCCGCCCGACGTTCGACGTCGACCGGATCGCCACGGACGTCGGCGCGATGCAGGAGGCCCTGGTCGCGCAGGGCGCGACGGTCCTCACCTTTACCCTGCCCGACCCGGCGCCGGTGATGCCGATCGCCCGTCCGCTACGCGGCCGGGTGCTCGCCCTGAACGCGGCGCTGCGGGCGGTCACCGCACGGACCGGTGCCACCCTGCTGGACCTCGGCGCCCACCCAGTCGCCTCCGACCCGCGGCTCTGGAGCGACGACCGGCTGCACGCCAACAGCGCCGGGCACGAACGGATTGCCGCCGCCCTGGCGCACACCGCCGGCCTGCCCGGCACCGACGACTCCTGGTCCCACCCGCTGGCCGTCGCGCCGCGCCGACGCCGGCCGGAGGTGGTCCGCGCCGAGTTGGCCTGGACCCGGCGGCATCTGCTGCCGTGGCTGGCCCGACACCTGCGCGGCCGCTCGTCCGGGGACGACCGGGCGGCCAAGCGCCCGGTGCCGCTGCCGGTCGACCTGGACTGA
- a CDS encoding YchJ family protein, with the protein MAKRGNRRGAAGEANPACPCGSGQPYAECCGPLHRGEADAATAEALMRSRFSAFAVGDASYLLRSWHVSIRPARLDLDPAQRWTRLEIVDTDRGGLFDSTGTVEFRAHYRAGGRVGTQTERSRFVRAGGRWVYLDAERP; encoded by the coding sequence GTGGCGAAGCGGGGAAACCGACGGGGTGCGGCCGGCGAGGCGAACCCGGCCTGCCCGTGCGGGTCGGGCCAGCCGTACGCCGAGTGTTGCGGCCCGCTGCACCGGGGCGAGGCCGACGCCGCGACCGCCGAGGCGCTGATGCGCTCGCGGTTCAGCGCCTTCGCCGTGGGCGACGCGAGCTACCTGCTGCGCAGCTGGCACGTGAGCATCCGGCCCGCGCGGCTCGACCTCGACCCCGCTCAGCGCTGGACCCGGCTGGAAATCGTCGACACCGACCGGGGCGGTCTGTTCGACAGCACCGGCACGGTCGAGTTCCGGGCGCACTACCGGGCCGGCGGGCGGGTCGGGACGCAGACCGAGCGCAGCCGGTTCGTGCGGGCGGGCGGCCGCTGGGTCTACCTGGACGCCGAGCGCCCCTGA
- a CDS encoding VOC family protein, translating into MTITTFINLPVRDLSTAAEFFRSIGFTGEQPAPDGTTLMLSLNETTQLMLHVASSFAEYTGVAVTDTSTSREVIVGLVTDSRERVDELVDRAVAAGGEALGEGQDDGRLYMRGFRDLDGHQWSFLHLHG; encoded by the coding sequence GTGACCATCACGACCTTCATCAACCTGCCGGTGCGCGACCTCAGCACGGCCGCCGAGTTCTTCCGGTCCATCGGGTTCACCGGCGAGCAGCCCGCGCCGGACGGCACCACCCTCATGCTGTCCCTCAACGAGACGACCCAGCTGATGCTGCACGTCGCGTCGTCGTTCGCCGAGTACACCGGCGTCGCGGTCACCGACACGTCGACCAGCCGCGAGGTGATCGTCGGTCTCGTCACCGACAGTCGGGAGCGGGTCGACGAGCTGGTCGACCGGGCGGTCGCGGCCGGCGGCGAGGCCCTCGGCGAGGGGCAGGACGACGGCAGGCTCTACATGCGCGGGTTCCGGGACCTCGACGGCCACCAGTGGTCGTTCCTGCACCTGCACGGCTGA
- a CDS encoding maleylpyruvate isomerase family mycothiol-dependent enzyme, whose protein sequence is MSFDGWCDEIVAQAELMAAHLAGADPRTPVPSCPGWTVGQLVRHVGAGHRWAEEIVRTRAATPLPDTDLRDLSGHADGDPAILAPWLVEGAAQLAGTLRAAGPRAEVWTPIPGRTDAAFYARRFAHETLVHRADAALALGVPFAAAEPVAVDALDEWMELDSLPVMLEFKPERRELLGPGRTLHLHATDTAPEAAAEWVVDLTGEIGTWRRAHEKAAVAVRGPLTELLLTVYGRRPPHDTVQVLGDRGLLELWLARVSFG, encoded by the coding sequence ATGAGCTTCGACGGCTGGTGCGACGAGATCGTCGCGCAGGCCGAGCTGATGGCCGCGCACCTCGCCGGTGCCGATCCGCGCACGCCGGTGCCGTCCTGTCCGGGCTGGACGGTCGGCCAGCTCGTGCGGCACGTCGGCGCCGGGCACCGGTGGGCCGAGGAGATCGTCCGCACCCGGGCGGCGACACCGCTGCCCGACACCGACCTGCGTGACCTGTCCGGGCACGCCGACGGCGATCCGGCGATCCTCGCGCCGTGGCTCGTCGAGGGCGCCGCCCAGCTCGCCGGCACGCTGCGTGCCGCCGGGCCGCGGGCCGAGGTCTGGACGCCGATCCCGGGCCGCACGGACGCCGCCTTCTACGCTCGCCGCTTCGCGCACGAGACCCTGGTGCACCGGGCCGACGCCGCGCTGGCGCTGGGGGTGCCGTTCGCCGCTGCGGAGCCGGTGGCCGTCGACGCGCTCGACGAGTGGATGGAGCTGGACTCGCTGCCGGTCATGCTCGAGTTCAAGCCCGAGCGGCGGGAGCTGCTCGGGCCCGGGCGCACCCTGCACCTGCATGCCACCGACACCGCGCCCGAGGCGGCGGCCGAGTGGGTGGTCGACCTCACCGGCGAGATCGGCACCTGGCGGCGCGCGCACGAGAAGGCCGCGGTCGCCGTGCGCGGGCCGCTCACCGAGCTGCTGCTCACCGTCTACGGCCGGCGCCCGCCGCACGACACCGTGCAGGTGCTCGGCGACCGCGGGCTGCTGGAGCTCTGGCTGGCGCGGGTCAGCTTCGGCTGA
- a CDS encoding class F sortase, whose translation MWWRGAIGRRTAPAVAVVTLLGVTGLGLVTVGLTADPTRPPQPGHATPRRTHPAPDLPPLPHAAPTRVQIPAIGVRAEVVPVGTDAAGVLEVPPLDRPGLAGWYRHGVSPGEAGNAVLVGHVDSKAGPAVFFDLGRLRAGDTIRVTRADTSVATFTVDGVGAYPKDRFPSTLVYGPADVPALRLITCGGRFDARTGNYVDNVVVLATRTG comes from the coding sequence GTGTGGTGGCGTGGCGCGATCGGACGCCGGACGGCTCCCGCCGTCGCGGTCGTCACCCTGCTCGGGGTCACCGGCCTCGGACTGGTCACCGTCGGGCTGACCGCCGACCCGACCCGCCCACCGCAACCCGGCCACGCCACGCCCCGCCGCACCCACCCGGCGCCGGACCTGCCGCCTCTCCCCCACGCCGCGCCGACACGGGTGCAGATCCCCGCCATCGGCGTACGGGCCGAGGTCGTTCCGGTCGGCACGGACGCCGCCGGCGTGCTGGAAGTGCCGCCCCTGGACCGGCCCGGCCTCGCCGGCTGGTACCGGCACGGGGTCAGCCCCGGCGAGGCCGGCAACGCGGTTCTCGTCGGACACGTCGACTCGAAGGCCGGCCCGGCCGTCTTCTTCGACCTCGGCCGCCTGCGCGCCGGCGACACCATCCGGGTCACCCGGGCCGACACGAGCGTCGCGACGTTCACCGTGGACGGTGTGGGCGCGTACCCGAAGGACCGCTTCCCCAGCACCCTCGTCTACGGCCCGGCGGACGTGCCCGCGCTGCGCCTGATCACGTGCGGCGGCCGGTTCGACGCGCGCACCGGGAACTACGTCGACAACGTGGTCGTCCTCGCCACCCGGACCGGCTGA
- a CDS encoding DsbA family protein, translating to MTTADMWFDPRCPWAWNASRWLLEVERVRPVDVRFHVMSLSVLNDGREGLEEWYREWLRPGMGPVRVAVAAEQKYGPEVLRDLYTALGNRIHHERAPIGRELYVAALTEVGLAPDLADAAGSPDHDAALLASHQAGLEPVGEDLGTPTIHVTVDGRRTAFFGPVVAPIPRGEDAGRLWDGVLLVAGTDGFFELKRARTRAPIER from the coding sequence ATGACGACGGCCGACATGTGGTTCGACCCGCGCTGCCCGTGGGCCTGGAACGCCTCGCGCTGGCTGCTGGAGGTGGAGCGGGTGCGACCGGTGGACGTGCGGTTCCACGTGATGAGCCTGTCGGTCCTCAACGACGGGCGGGAGGGGCTGGAGGAGTGGTACCGGGAGTGGCTCAGGCCCGGGATGGGGCCGGTGCGGGTGGCGGTCGCCGCCGAGCAGAAGTACGGCCCGGAGGTGCTGCGCGACCTCTACACCGCGCTGGGCAACCGGATCCACCACGAGCGGGCCCCGATCGGCCGGGAGTTGTACGTCGCGGCGCTGACCGAGGTGGGGCTGGCTCCCGACCTGGCCGACGCTGCCGGGTCCCCCGACCACGACGCGGCGCTGCTGGCCAGCCACCAGGCCGGCCTGGAGCCGGTGGGCGAGGACCTGGGCACCCCGACCATCCACGTCACGGTCGACGGGCGGCGGACGGCCTTCTTCGGCCCGGTGGTGGCGCCGATCCCGCGTGGCGAGGACGCCGGCCGGCTGTGGGACGGCGTGCTGCTGGTCGCGGGCACCGACGGGTTCTTCGAGCTCAAGCGCGCCCGCACCCGGGCGCCGATCGAGCGCTGA
- a CDS encoding MFS transporter has translation MTLTSARVRDRGVRRLSATLYGYAFLSELVLLYPVYALLFADTGLSVWQISSLFVLWSASAILLEVPSGAWADAVSRRLLLCLAPLVTAVGYAVWVLSPSYPAFAVGFLLWGAGGALASGALEALVFTELDRRGAAGRYARVIGRAKTAEILGALASTALAGPVLAADGYPAVGAASVLACLLTAAVATRFPEDRTTTSAGDGVGEDDDLGWWASLRAGLAEARAVSAVRAAVLLVAGVAAVWGALDEYTPLLARDTGVGSQTVPLLLLLVWAGVTVGGLLAPAFERLTTRGYAALLGLAALTLAGGALTGHPAGFGLIAVAFCACQLATVLADARLQARIVGPSRATVTSLAGMATDVTIIGVYVGYGLVATTAGNAVAFAVSALPYLLVAVLLVAVRTRATGRPPAGRTTVVGGGV, from the coding sequence ATGACTCTCACCTCCGCGCGCGTGCGCGACCGCGGCGTCCGCCGCCTGTCGGCGACCCTCTACGGGTACGCGTTCCTCAGCGAACTCGTCCTGCTCTACCCGGTGTACGCGCTGCTGTTCGCCGACACCGGGTTGTCGGTCTGGCAGATCTCCTCGCTCTTCGTTCTCTGGTCGGCCAGCGCGATCCTGCTGGAGGTGCCCTCCGGCGCCTGGGCCGACGCGGTGTCCCGGCGGCTGCTGCTGTGCCTCGCGCCGCTGGTGACCGCCGTCGGCTACGCCGTCTGGGTGCTGTCGCCGTCGTACCCGGCCTTCGCCGTCGGGTTCCTGCTCTGGGGCGCCGGCGGGGCGCTCGCGTCCGGCGCGCTGGAGGCGCTGGTCTTCACCGAGCTCGACCGCCGGGGCGCGGCCGGCCGGTACGCGCGGGTCATCGGCCGGGCGAAGACCGCCGAGATCCTCGGCGCGCTCGCCTCGACCGCGCTGGCCGGCCCGGTGCTCGCCGCCGACGGCTACCCGGCGGTCGGCGCGGCCAGCGTCCTCGCCTGCCTGCTGACCGCCGCCGTGGCCACCCGGTTCCCCGAAGACCGCACCACCACGTCGGCCGGCGACGGGGTGGGTGAGGACGACGACCTCGGCTGGTGGGCGAGCCTGCGCGCCGGCCTGGCCGAGGCCCGTGCCGTGTCAGCGGTGCGCGCGGCGGTGCTGTTGGTCGCCGGGGTCGCCGCCGTCTGGGGCGCCCTCGACGAGTACACCCCGCTGCTGGCCCGGGACACCGGCGTCGGCAGCCAGACGGTGCCGCTGCTGCTCCTGCTGGTGTGGGCCGGGGTGACCGTCGGCGGGCTGCTCGCCCCGGCCTTCGAGCGGCTCACCACCCGGGGGTACGCGGCCCTGCTCGGACTCGCCGCGCTGACCCTGGCCGGTGGCGCGCTGACCGGCCACCCGGCCGGGTTCGGTCTGATCGCGGTCGCCTTCTGCGCCTGCCAACTCGCCACCGTGCTGGCCGACGCTCGCCTCCAGGCACGCATCGTCGGGCCCAGCCGCGCCACCGTCACCTCGCTCGCCGGGATGGCCACCGACGTCACGATCATCGGCGTGTACGTCGGCTACGGCCTGGTCGCCACGACCGCCGGCAACGCGGTCGCGTTCGCCGTCTCCGCACTGCCGTACCTGCTGGTGGCGGTGCTGCTGGTGGCCGTGCGCACCCGAGCGACCGGTCGGCCGCCGGCCGGGCGCACCACGGTTGTCGGTGGCGGTGTCTAG
- a CDS encoding RraA family protein has protein sequence MLERFADLTTPLVADACVRLGVPLRAAPAGIRAVVPGQRIAGRVRPARHYGSVDVFLEAFGQAAAGDVLVVDNGGRSDEACVGDLVVLEAAAAGVTGLVVWGLHRDTADLVEIGLPVFSYGSLPPGPVRVDDREPEALVTARVGDHEVGPDDLVFGDDDGVLFVAAGRADEVLATAAGIRQVEREQAARIRSGETLREQTAFDDYLARRTADASYTFRRHLRRIGGAIEE, from the coding sequence ATGCTGGAGCGCTTCGCCGACCTCACCACGCCGCTCGTCGCGGACGCCTGCGTACGCCTCGGGGTGCCGCTGCGGGCCGCGCCGGCCGGGATCCGGGCCGTGGTGCCCGGTCAGCGGATCGCCGGGCGGGTGCGGCCGGCCCGGCACTACGGCAGCGTGGACGTGTTCCTCGAGGCGTTCGGCCAGGCGGCGGCGGGCGACGTGCTGGTGGTCGACAACGGCGGCCGGTCGGACGAGGCCTGCGTCGGTGACCTGGTGGTGTTGGAGGCCGCCGCGGCCGGGGTGACCGGTCTGGTGGTGTGGGGGCTGCACCGGGACACCGCCGACCTGGTCGAGATCGGGCTACCGGTGTTCAGCTACGGGAGCCTGCCGCCCGGCCCGGTCCGGGTCGACGACCGCGAACCGGAGGCCCTGGTGACGGCCCGCGTCGGCGACCACGAGGTGGGCCCGGACGACCTGGTGTTCGGCGACGACGACGGCGTGCTCTTCGTGGCTGCCGGCCGGGCCGACGAGGTGCTGGCCACGGCGGCCGGGATCCGGCAGGTCGAGCGGGAGCAGGCGGCGCGGATCAGGTCCGGCGAGACGCTTCGCGAACAGACGGCTTTCGACGACTACCTGGCCCGGCGCACGGCCGACGCGTCGTACACGTTCCGCCGCCACCTGCGCCGGATCGGCGGGGCCATCGAGGAGTGA
- a CDS encoding MBL fold metallo-hydrolase: protein MSRSPAVALAPGVWRIPTAGRALVNSYALVDDDGSVTLVDCGLKRAPARIVRGLAAIGKAPADVIRIVLTHAHPDHAGGAAELARRTGAPVAAHAADVGYARAGHSPPRDATVTGARLFARLDGGGRFPAVEVAQQLADGDVLPIAGGLRVVHTPGHSPGHVSLLHEPTRLLITGDALFNVAGIRWPIKVLCSDFRMTQRTAHVLGELAYDIAAFTHGPELTDNPRDRIRAFLLRQP from the coding sequence ATGTCGCGATCACCCGCCGTCGCGCTCGCCCCCGGTGTCTGGCGCATCCCCACCGCCGGCCGCGCGCTGGTCAACTCGTACGCCCTGGTCGACGACGACGGCAGCGTCACGCTGGTCGACTGCGGGCTGAAACGCGCGCCGGCCCGGATCGTGCGCGGGCTCGCCGCGATCGGCAAGGCCCCGGCCGACGTCATCCGGATCGTGCTCACCCACGCCCATCCGGATCATGCCGGCGGCGCGGCCGAGCTGGCCCGGCGCACCGGCGCCCCGGTCGCCGCGCACGCCGCCGACGTCGGCTACGCGCGGGCGGGCCACTCCCCGCCCCGGGACGCCACGGTGACCGGGGCCCGGCTCTTCGCCCGGCTCGACGGCGGCGGCCGGTTCCCGGCCGTCGAGGTGGCCCAGCAGCTCGCCGACGGGGACGTGCTGCCGATCGCCGGCGGCCTGCGGGTGGTGCACACCCCCGGCCACTCGCCGGGGCACGTCTCGTTGCTGCACGAGCCGACCCGGTTGCTGATCACCGGGGACGCGCTCTTCAACGTCGCCGGCATCCGCTGGCCGATCAAGGTGCTCTGCAGCGACTTCCGGATGACCCAGCGGACCGCGCACGTCCTCGGTGAGCTGGCGTACGACATCGCCGCCTTCACCCACGGCCCTGAGCTCACCGACAACCCCCGCGACCGCATCCGCGCCTTCCTGCTCCGGCAACCCTGA